In Nevskia ramosa DSM 11499, the genomic window GGTTGCGCGCGTTCGTCTGACCAATGGCTTCGAAGTCACCAGCTACATCGGTGGCGAAGGCCATAACCTGCAGGAACACTCCGTGGTCCTGATCCGCGGCGGTCGCGTCAAGGATCTTCCCGGTGTTCGCTACCACACCGTTCGCGGTGCGCTCGACGCCTCGGGTGTCGACAAGCGTCGTCAGGGCCGTTCGAAGTACGGCGCCAAGCGTCCGAAGGCCGGCGCCGCTGCT contains:
- the rpsL gene encoding 30S ribosomal protein S12; its protein translation is MPTINQLVKTGRTSKAAKNKVPALEASPQKRGVCTRVYTTTPKKPNSALRKVARVRLTNGFEVTSYIGGEGHNLQEHSVVLIRGGRVKDLPGVRYHTVRGALDASGVDKRRQGRSKYGAKRPKAGAAAKTAGKKK